The following proteins are co-located in the Paraburkholderia phytofirmans PsJN genome:
- a CDS encoding trifunctional serine/threonine-protein kinase/ATP-binding protein/sensor histidine kinase — MDNSLQIVWNDGQRAVSRERRAGEAGERDVLLARAAAEQPRPDSVDQLAHEFGLKDELDSAWAVRPLELMREGSRTLLVLEDPGGGPLAHLLGAPLEIEDSLRLAVGIAAALGRLHQRGLVHKDLKPTHIMVNCADGRVRLTGFGLASRLPRERQAPEPPETIAGTLAYMAPEQTGRMNRSIDSRSDLYALGVTLYQMLTGALPFMAADPTEWVHCHIARKPVAPSARLATVPAAISHIVMKLLAKTAEERYQTAAGVERDLRLCLADWRRQRRIDDFPLGEHDSPDRLLIPEKLYGREHEVEILVAAFDRIVGSGVPELVLVTGYSGIGKSSVVNELHKVLVQPRGLFAAGKFDQYKRDIPYATLVQAFQSLVRPLLGKRDADLASWRDALLAALDVNAGLMTDLIPELKLIIGEPPPVPDLAPQQAQHRFMQVFRRFIGVFARAEHPLALFLDDLQWLDAATLDLLEDLLIRPELRYLMLVGAYRDNEVDGTHRLTGKLQAIGSAGVRINQITLAPLARAHVSQLIGEALHCEPARTEPLARLVHEKTAGNPFFVIQFLHALAERDLLTFDHDAGQWRWDPDRIHATGYTDNIVDLMVGKLSRLQGQTQQALQQLACLGNVAEITTLSTVLGVAQTQLHSALWEAVRQELVERLGGSYRFAHDRIHEAAYSLIPPASRAQAHLRIGRLLAAETPAENREEAIFEIVGQLNRGAALITSRDERERLAGFNLLAAQRAKASAAYGSALTYLVTGIGLLDDDCWERRHELILALELNRAACEFLTGQLSTADERLASLSQRAATTVEQASVACLHTDVCTTLDRSDRAVAVCLDYLRHVGFEWSPHPDDETVRREYERIGSLLGKRAIEALIDLPLMQDPASLATAEVLSKLLPPAVQTDANLASLTICKAVSFSLERGNCDASCVPYIMLCRIAGPRFGDYQAGFLFGQLGYELVERRGLKRFEASTYHCFAVFVVRWMKHVRVCRNLLRRALEAANRIGDLTYGAYTCQHLNSNLLFAGDPLPEAQGEAERGLAYAEKVRFGLVIDFISTQLALIRMLRGRTPTFGCLDDGRFSERHIEEHLSNNPTLALAACLYWIRKLQARYLAGDYAVAMDAASKAQQLLWTSASFLEEAEFHFYAALARAAWCDAVPGGERTQHLNAVAAHHRQLRIWAANCPENFANRVELVGAEMARIEGRVLDAENLYEQAIRSAQESGFVHNEALAYELASRFYSARGFARIARLYLQEARYGYLRWRADGKVRQLEERYPDLRTEELAPGPTTTIATPVERLDLATVIKVSQAASGDIVLDKLIDMIMRTAVEQAGAQRGLLIRSNSGEQWIAAEATTDGDATRLQVRDMPVSAASLPESMLYHALRTRENIILDDAASDSPFAADSYIRRHRTRSVLCLPLMNRAQLTGVLYLENNLTAGVFNPARLAVLKLVASQAAISLENAYLYRDLAEREAKIRRLVDANIIGILVWNAGGVILEANDAFLRMVGYEREDLVSGRVRWRDLTPPEWLQGSEQALGEAVQTGRAPPYEKEYVRKDGSRVAVMVGLATFEAGREEGVAFVLDLTERKRVEEQARQNERRYREVQAEFAHANRVATVGQLAASIAHEVKQPIAATVANAGAALLWLSARPPDLSEARQALERIVNDGSRAGDVINRIRDLIRKAPPRKERVDINAAIHEVIELTRSEAARSGASVETQLAEDLPSIEGDRVELQQVLLNLIINALEAMNDVGDGVRHLFITTVKVDSGSVLVTVRDSGPGFAPQSAERVFVPFYTTKPTGLGMGLSICRSIIEAHGGRLWASANLPRGAIVQFTVPPYPVVSS, encoded by the coding sequence ATGGATAACAGCCTTCAGATTGTGTGGAATGACGGCCAGCGAGCCGTCAGTCGGGAACGGCGCGCAGGCGAGGCCGGCGAACGCGACGTCCTGCTTGCGCGGGCCGCCGCCGAACAGCCCCGGCCCGACAGCGTCGATCAACTAGCTCACGAGTTTGGCCTGAAAGACGAACTCGATAGTGCGTGGGCCGTGCGGCCGCTGGAGCTGATGCGCGAAGGTAGCCGGACACTGCTCGTACTCGAGGATCCGGGCGGCGGGCCGCTTGCGCACCTGTTAGGCGCGCCGCTGGAGATAGAAGATTCTTTGCGGCTCGCTGTCGGGATAGCCGCGGCGCTCGGCCGGCTTCATCAACGCGGTCTCGTCCACAAGGATCTCAAGCCCACTCATATCATGGTGAACTGCGCCGACGGCCGCGTGCGCCTCACCGGCTTCGGCCTCGCTTCGCGTCTGCCGCGCGAGCGGCAAGCTCCCGAGCCGCCCGAGACCATCGCGGGCACGCTGGCCTACATGGCGCCCGAGCAGACCGGCCGGATGAACCGCTCGATCGATTCGCGCAGCGACCTCTACGCGCTCGGCGTCACGCTCTACCAGATGCTGACGGGCGCGCTGCCATTCATGGCCGCAGACCCGACTGAATGGGTGCACTGCCATATAGCGAGAAAGCCGGTGGCGCCGAGCGCGCGGCTTGCTACCGTCCCCGCTGCGATCTCCCATATCGTCATGAAGCTGCTCGCCAAGACGGCCGAAGAGCGCTACCAGACCGCCGCCGGGGTCGAGCGCGATCTGCGGCTGTGTCTCGCCGACTGGCGGCGTCAGCGCCGCATCGATGACTTTCCGCTCGGCGAGCACGACAGCCCCGACCGGCTACTCATTCCCGAGAAGCTGTACGGCCGGGAGCACGAAGTCGAGATACTGGTCGCCGCATTCGACCGGATCGTCGGCAGCGGCGTGCCGGAGCTGGTGCTCGTGACCGGCTATTCCGGCATAGGCAAATCCTCGGTCGTTAATGAACTGCACAAAGTGCTGGTGCAGCCGCGGGGACTCTTCGCGGCCGGCAAGTTCGACCAATACAAGCGCGATATCCCCTATGCGACGCTCGTGCAGGCATTCCAGAGCCTCGTGCGGCCGCTGCTCGGCAAGCGCGACGCCGATCTGGCGAGTTGGCGCGACGCGTTGCTCGCGGCGCTGGACGTCAACGCCGGGCTCATGACCGACCTCATTCCCGAGCTGAAGCTCATCATCGGCGAGCCGCCTCCCGTCCCGGACCTTGCGCCACAGCAGGCGCAGCATCGCTTCATGCAGGTGTTCCGGCGTTTCATCGGCGTGTTCGCCCGTGCCGAACATCCGCTGGCGCTCTTTCTCGACGATCTGCAGTGGCTCGACGCGGCCACGCTCGATTTGCTCGAGGATCTGTTGATCCGCCCGGAACTGCGATATCTGATGCTGGTCGGTGCCTATCGCGACAACGAGGTCGATGGCACGCATCGGCTGACGGGCAAACTCCAGGCGATCGGGAGCGCCGGTGTGAGGATCAATCAGATCACGCTCGCGCCGCTCGCCCGTGCCCATGTCAGCCAGCTGATCGGCGAAGCGCTTCACTGCGAGCCGGCGCGAACCGAGCCTTTGGCGCGACTGGTCCATGAGAAGACCGCGGGCAATCCGTTTTTTGTGATCCAGTTCCTGCATGCACTGGCCGAACGGGATCTACTCACCTTCGACCACGACGCCGGACAGTGGCGCTGGGATCCCGATCGCATCCATGCCACGGGTTACACCGATAACATCGTGGATCTCATGGTCGGCAAGCTGAGCCGGCTGCAGGGGCAAACGCAGCAGGCGTTGCAGCAGTTGGCCTGTCTCGGCAACGTCGCCGAAATCACGACGCTCTCGACCGTTCTCGGCGTGGCGCAGACGCAGCTCCACTCGGCGTTATGGGAAGCGGTCCGCCAGGAACTGGTCGAGCGGCTGGGCGGCTCGTACCGGTTTGCTCACGACCGGATTCACGAAGCCGCCTATTCATTGATCCCGCCAGCCTCGCGCGCGCAGGCGCATCTGCGGATCGGCCGGCTGCTTGCTGCAGAGACGCCGGCGGAAAACCGCGAGGAAGCGATCTTCGAAATCGTCGGGCAGCTCAATCGCGGCGCGGCCCTGATCACGTCACGCGACGAACGCGAGCGACTGGCCGGATTCAACCTGCTCGCCGCCCAGCGCGCCAAAGCGTCGGCGGCCTATGGCTCGGCGCTCACCTATCTGGTCACCGGCATCGGACTACTGGACGACGATTGCTGGGAGCGCCGGCATGAACTGATCCTCGCGCTGGAATTGAACCGGGCCGCCTGCGAGTTTCTGACTGGCCAGCTTTCCACCGCCGACGAGCGTCTGGCGTCGCTGTCGCAGCGGGCCGCCACCACGGTCGAACAGGCCAGCGTGGCCTGCCTGCATACGGATGTCTGTACCACTCTCGACCGGAGCGATCGCGCCGTTGCCGTGTGTCTCGACTATTTGCGGCATGTCGGCTTCGAGTGGTCCCCCCATCCGGACGACGAGACGGTTCGACGCGAATACGAACGCATCGGCTCACTGCTTGGGAAGCGCGCCATCGAGGCCCTCATCGACCTGCCGCTCATGCAGGACCCCGCCTCCCTCGCGACCGCCGAGGTTCTGAGCAAGCTCCTGCCGCCGGCCGTGCAGACGGATGCGAATCTCGCTTCCCTGACGATCTGCAAAGCAGTCAGTTTTAGCCTCGAACGGGGCAATTGCGATGCTTCATGTGTGCCCTATATCATGCTCTGCCGAATCGCCGGGCCGCGTTTCGGCGACTACCAGGCTGGCTTTCTATTCGGCCAGCTTGGCTATGAACTGGTCGAGCGGCGCGGCCTTAAGCGCTTCGAGGCGAGCACCTATCACTGCTTCGCGGTATTCGTGGTGCGCTGGATGAAACACGTGCGGGTTTGCCGCAATCTGCTGCGCCGCGCGCTCGAAGCGGCCAACCGGATCGGCGATCTCACGTATGGAGCCTACACGTGCCAACACCTCAACTCGAACCTGCTGTTCGCCGGCGACCCGCTACCCGAGGCGCAAGGCGAAGCCGAGCGCGGCCTTGCGTACGCCGAGAAGGTGCGGTTCGGTCTCGTCATCGACTTCATCAGTACGCAACTCGCGCTGATCCGGATGCTCCGCGGCCGGACGCCGACGTTCGGCTGCCTCGACGACGGACGGTTCAGTGAGCGTCATATCGAAGAGCATCTGTCGAACAATCCGACCCTCGCGCTCGCCGCGTGCCTGTACTGGATCCGGAAACTGCAGGCGCGCTATCTCGCCGGCGACTATGCCGTCGCCATGGACGCCGCGTCGAAGGCGCAACAGCTGCTCTGGACCTCGGCGTCGTTCCTCGAGGAAGCCGAGTTTCATTTTTACGCCGCGCTGGCTCGTGCCGCATGGTGCGACGCCGTTCCGGGCGGAGAACGAACGCAACACCTGAACGCAGTCGCCGCACATCACCGGCAGCTTCGGATATGGGCCGCCAACTGCCCGGAGAATTTCGCCAACCGCGTCGAGCTGGTCGGCGCCGAGATGGCGCGAATCGAAGGCCGCGTGCTCGATGCTGAAAACCTTTACGAGCAAGCCATCCGCTCGGCGCAGGAAAGCGGCTTTGTCCACAACGAGGCGCTCGCCTATGAACTCGCGTCACGGTTTTACTCGGCGCGCGGTTTTGCAAGGATCGCCCGCCTCTATCTGCAGGAGGCCCGCTACGGCTACCTGCGTTGGCGCGCCGACGGCAAGGTGCGCCAACTCGAGGAGCGCTATCCGGACTTGCGAACGGAGGAACTCGCGCCAGGCCCGACCACCACGATCGCAACGCCCGTCGAACGCCTCGACCTCGCGACCGTGATCAAGGTGTCACAGGCCGCTTCGGGCGACATCGTGCTGGACAAGCTGATCGATATGATCATGCGGACGGCCGTCGAACAGGCCGGCGCGCAGCGTGGCTTGCTGATCCGGTCGAACAGCGGCGAACAGTGGATTGCCGCGGAAGCGACGACCGACGGCGACGCAACCCGGTTGCAAGTGCGCGACATGCCTGTAAGTGCCGCGTCGCTACCGGAATCGATGCTCTACCACGCCCTTCGCACCCGCGAGAACATCATTCTCGACGATGCCGCAAGCGACTCTCCATTTGCCGCGGATTCGTATATCCGTCGGCATCGCACCCGCTCCGTGCTTTGCCTGCCCTTGATGAATCGGGCGCAACTCACCGGCGTGCTCTACCTCGAAAATAATCTGACCGCCGGCGTGTTCAACCCCGCCCGGCTCGCGGTGCTAAAGCTGGTGGCCTCGCAGGCGGCAATCTCGCTGGAGAACGCTTATCTGTATCGCGACCTCGCGGAACGCGAAGCGAAGATCCGCCGCCTTGTCGACGCCAACATTATCGGCATCCTGGTCTGGAATGCCGGCGGTGTCATTCTCGAGGCCAACGACGCCTTTCTTCGGATGGTGGGTTATGAGCGGGAAGATCTCGTGTCGGGTCGCGTACGCTGGCGGGACCTGACGCCGCCGGAGTGGCTTCAGGGCAGCGAGCAGGCTCTCGGGGAGGCGGTGCAAACGGGCCGCGCCCCGCCCTATGAGAAGGAGTACGTGAGGAAAGACGGCAGCCGTGTGGCCGTCATGGTCGGGTTGGCGACTTTCGAAGCGGGCCGCGAGGAAGGCGTCGCCTTCGTACTCGACCTGACCGAGCGCAAGCGCGTGGAGGAACAAGCTCGCCAGAACGAGCGGCGCTATCGCGAGGTACAGGCCGAATTCGCTCACGCCAACCGGGTGGCCACGGTCGGCCAGCTTGCGGCGTCGATCGCTCATGAAGTCAAGCAACCGATCGCCGCAACGGTGGCCAACGCCGGCGCGGCGCTGTTATGGCTAAGCGCGCGACCTCCTGATCTGAGCGAGGCCCGGCAGGCGCTCGAGCGTATCGTCAACGACGGCAGCCGTGCGGGCGACGTGATCAACCGCATCCGCGATCTGATCCGCAAGGCGCCGCCGCGCAAGGAACGGGTGGACATCAACGCAGCGATTCATGAGGTGATCGAACTGACCCGCAGCGAAGCCGCGAGGAGCGGTGCTTCGGTGGAGACGCAACTCGCGGAGGACTTGCCGTCGATTGAAGGCGATCGTGTCGAACTGCAACAGGTTCTCCTCAACCTGATCATCAATGCGCTCGAGGCGATGAACGACGTCGGCGACGGCGTGCGGCACCTGTTCATCACAACCGTGAAAGTCGACTCCGGCTCCGTGCTCGTGACAGTGCGCGATTCGGGACCGGGCTTCGCTCCGCAGAGCGCCGAGCGCGTGTTCGTACCTTTCTACACCACGAAGCCCACTGGCTTGGGGATGGGGCTGTCGATCTGCCGTTCTATCATCGAAGCGCATGGCGGTCGATTGTGGGCAAGCGCGAATTTGCCCCGTGGCGCCATCGTTCAATTCACCGTGCCGCCCTATCCAGTCGTTTCATCGTGA
- a CDS encoding NAD(P)/FAD-dependent oxidoreductase, translated as MSQKILIVGAGFAGVWGALGAARVLDVAKISSRDVEITLISPKPELQIRPRLYESEPARMAAPLLPLLEAIGVGFVEGVVDEICVADKTVRVVGANGQERTLAYDRLLLTSGSKLNRPPVPGLADHAFAVDRSEDAVVLEHHLEELAKLPDSRARNTAVVVGCGFTGIEVATELPARMRKLFGPDAAIRVVVVGSQPEIGPDLGPNPRPFVAAAFDSLGIEAVLGSGVVSIDADGARTASGAHIEAKTVIWAGGMRASTLAAQVSSHLDSLGRVEVASDLRVPEAPDVFVAGDVARARCDDDGRYALMSCQHAIVMGQFGGHNVAADLIGIPTLEYRQPFYATCLDLGEWGAIYSEGWDRQIKLTHTEGKARKQIINTQWIYPPAPNRNEALAAGNPQASFG; from the coding sequence ACCGAAGCCGGAACTGCAGATCCGGCCACGCCTGTACGAAAGCGAGCCAGCGCGGATGGCCGCGCCGCTGCTGCCGCTTCTTGAAGCCATCGGTGTGGGCTTTGTCGAGGGTGTTGTCGACGAAATATGCGTTGCTGACAAAACCGTGCGCGTGGTGGGCGCAAATGGGCAGGAGCGCACGCTCGCGTACGACCGACTGCTGCTGACAAGCGGCAGCAAACTGAACAGACCACCGGTTCCGGGGCTTGCGGATCATGCCTTTGCCGTCGATCGCAGCGAGGACGCGGTCGTGCTCGAACACCACCTGGAAGAGTTGGCGAAACTGCCGGATTCACGCGCCCGCAACACCGCTGTCGTGGTGGGATGCGGCTTCACGGGGATCGAGGTCGCGACCGAGTTGCCTGCGCGAATGCGCAAGCTGTTTGGCCCTGATGCCGCTATCAGGGTCGTCGTGGTCGGCTCTCAGCCGGAGATTGGCCCCGACCTCGGACCTAATCCTCGCCCGTTCGTAGCTGCAGCGTTCGACTCACTCGGCATCGAAGCCGTGCTCGGATCGGGCGTCGTGTCGATTGACGCGGATGGGGCTCGCACTGCCTCGGGAGCGCATATCGAGGCCAAGACGGTGATCTGGGCGGGAGGCATGCGCGCCAGTACATTGGCCGCGCAGGTTTCCTCGCATCTTGATTCGCTGGGACGCGTTGAGGTGGCCTCGGATCTTCGCGTGCCAGAAGCACCCGATGTTTTTGTGGCGGGCGATGTGGCGCGAGCACGGTGCGACGATGACGGGCGCTACGCATTGATGTCTTGTCAGCACGCTATCGTGATGGGGCAATTTGGCGGACACAATGTCGCCGCAGACCTGATCGGCATCCCGACTCTCGAATACCGGCAGCCGTTTTATGCCACCTGTCTCGACCTCGGCGAATGGGGTGCTATCTATTCGGAAGGCTGGGATCGGCAGATCAAATTGACGCACACCGAAGGCAAGGCGCGTAAGCAGATCATCAACACGCAGTGGATCTATCCGCCAGCGCCAAATCGCAATGAGGCATTGGCTGCGGGGAACCCGCAAGCGTCTTTTGGCTGA
- a CDS encoding EF-hand domain-containing protein: protein MAVIPSLSSFYSNFVNQEANKSKQRHSVAGSSGQFSVDAGAGANVIKNAQSASVQDARENAEITQENAVAISELAKKGFTLTLGSFVASYKNEVMVETDQNGDGTISLSELGKQVVAGGGTNAQAVAMYKAMDENGDGSVSVRELEDSLPNPFDTADFVDQMKARVEQFQKNADPNGSIIVSPPESSPVSVDAGLVLGSLAMELDAGSRASNSGSGR from the coding sequence ATGGCTGTGATTCCGTCGTTGTCGTCGTTTTATTCGAACTTCGTCAATCAGGAAGCGAACAAATCGAAGCAGCGGCATTCGGTTGCGGGAAGCAGTGGACAGTTTTCAGTCGATGCGGGAGCCGGCGCGAATGTAATCAAGAATGCGCAGAGCGCATCGGTACAAGACGCTCGAGAAAATGCCGAGATCACGCAAGAGAATGCGGTTGCCATCAGCGAGTTGGCAAAAAAGGGCTTTACCCTGACGCTTGGATCTTTTGTGGCTAGCTACAAAAATGAAGTCATGGTCGAGACGGATCAAAACGGTGACGGCACGATTTCGTTATCCGAACTTGGGAAGCAAGTGGTTGCCGGTGGCGGGACGAATGCTCAGGCGGTCGCAATGTACAAGGCCATGGATGAAAACGGCGATGGTTCCGTTTCCGTGCGGGAACTGGAGGATAGTTTGCCCAATCCATTCGACACTGCTGACTTCGTTGACCAGATGAAAGCCAGGGTGGAGCAGTTCCAGAAGAACGCTGATCCGAACGGAAGTATTATCGTCTCGCCGCCGGAAAGCAGCCCGGTTTCGGTAGACGCGGGTCTGGTCCTTGGCAGTCTCGCAATGGAGCTGGATGCTGGCAGCCGAGCATCAAACTCCGGCAGCGGTCGATGA
- a CDS encoding sugar ABC transporter substrate-binding protein, whose product MTLGNGKASRASLRVLVAALALTAGFAAQPAARAVDAHFVLVSHAPDSDTFWNTIRNAIEQADEDFNVETDYRNPPNGDLADMSRLIEQAAARNYDGVITTIADFDVLKSSIEKVTAKKIALVTINSGTNEQSAQLAAIMHIGQPEYLAGKAAGEKAKAAGVKTFLCVNHFATNPVSFDRCRGFADAIGADYKTSTIDSGQDPTEIQSKVSAYLRNHPKTDAVLTLGPPPASATLKAIDQMGIAGKIFFCTFDFSDEIAKAIRDGTIAFAIDQQPYLQGYMAVAVLAIAKKERTTDPVKIRQVLKENVKFKARLEMYGLEPSYGPKNIRSGPSFITKANLDKVVKYAGQYR is encoded by the coding sequence ATGACACTCGGCAATGGCAAGGCATCCAGAGCATCGCTCAGGGTTCTGGTGGCAGCACTGGCACTCACTGCGGGGTTTGCTGCGCAGCCGGCGGCGCGCGCGGTGGACGCTCACTTCGTGTTGGTCAGCCACGCACCGGATTCGGACACGTTCTGGAACACGATCAGAAACGCTATTGAGCAGGCCGATGAGGACTTCAACGTCGAGACCGACTACCGCAACCCGCCGAACGGCGATCTCGCGGACATGTCCCGCCTGATCGAGCAGGCGGCGGCGCGCAATTATGATGGCGTGATTACGACGATCGCCGACTTCGACGTGTTGAAGAGTTCCATCGAAAAGGTGACCGCGAAGAAGATCGCGCTCGTGACGATCAACTCCGGCACCAATGAACAAAGCGCGCAACTCGCCGCGATCATGCACATTGGTCAGCCCGAATATCTGGCGGGCAAGGCGGCCGGCGAGAAAGCCAAAGCCGCGGGCGTGAAGACGTTTCTGTGCGTGAACCACTTCGCGACCAATCCGGTTTCATTCGACCGTTGCCGTGGTTTTGCGGATGCGATCGGCGCCGACTACAAGACTTCCACGATCGACTCGGGCCAGGACCCGACCGAGATCCAATCGAAGGTCAGTGCCTATTTGCGCAACCATCCGAAAACGGATGCGGTCCTCACGCTCGGGCCGCCACCTGCGTCGGCGACGCTCAAAGCTATCGACCAGATGGGCATTGCGGGTAAGATTTTTTTCTGCACGTTCGATTTCTCCGACGAAATCGCAAAGGCCATTCGGGATGGGACGATTGCTTTCGCGATCGACCAGCAGCCCTATCTCCAGGGTTATATGGCGGTGGCGGTCCTCGCGATCGCGAAGAAGGAGCGCACCACCGATCCCGTCAAGATCCGCCAGGTGCTCAAAGAGAATGTGAAATTCAAAGCGCGGTTGGAGATGTACGGCCTCGAACCGTCGTATGGGCCGAAGAACATTCGCTCGGGACCGAGCTTCATTACAAAGGCCAATCTGGACAAAGTGGTGAAGTACGCGGGCCAGTACCGTTGA
- the flgE gene encoding flagellar hook protein FlgE, translated as MSYQTGLSGLSAASTDLDVIGNNIANANTVGFKSSTAQFADMYANAVMTAANNQVGIGTRLSTAEQDFSNGTFSKTDRPLDIAINGNGFFQLSNNGALVYSRNGVFHLDKSGVIENAQGLPLMGYSPGPDGKMNTGSVGPLMVSSASLPPTATKTISAAFNLDSQDPVPTNPFNPSDPASYSYGQPMSVYNSLGGSQSTNVYFVKKATGSYDVYGTSGNPPAPVGPNPSGSMGTITFDTSGHLTSPNASALTFNIPNAADNGATTQSLTLNLTGTTQYAGKNGVTALLPDGNSSGQLTGFSVGEDGTLTGSYSNGATLVLGQVALATFSNPNGLANMGNNLYAQTGDSGAAQVSSPGSTNHGVLLGGQTEDSNVDLTHQLVDLITAQRNYQANSQTIKTQQTVDQALINL; from the coding sequence ATGAGTTATCAAACCGGCCTTAGCGGCCTCTCCGCAGCCTCGACGGACCTCGATGTGATCGGCAATAACATCGCGAATGCGAACACTGTCGGGTTCAAAAGCTCGACGGCACAGTTCGCCGACATGTATGCCAACGCGGTGATGACCGCGGCCAATAACCAGGTGGGTATCGGCACGCGCTTATCCACGGCCGAACAGGACTTCAGTAACGGTACGTTTAGCAAGACCGATCGGCCACTAGACATTGCAATAAACGGAAATGGATTCTTCCAGCTCTCCAATAACGGCGCTCTGGTCTACTCGCGCAATGGTGTGTTCCATCTCGACAAAAGCGGGGTAATTGAGAATGCTCAAGGACTGCCATTGATGGGTTACTCCCCCGGACCCGACGGGAAGATGAATACGGGCAGCGTTGGGCCGCTCATGGTCTCGTCCGCCAGCCTGCCGCCCACGGCGACAAAAACCATTTCCGCCGCGTTCAACCTCGATTCTCAGGATCCGGTCCCGACGAACCCGTTCAATCCATCCGATCCCGCCAGTTATAGCTACGGCCAGCCAATGTCGGTCTACAACTCCCTGGGCGGGAGCCAATCCACTAACGTCTATTTCGTAAAGAAGGCAACCGGTTCATACGACGTCTACGGAACCAGCGGAAATCCACCCGCACCTGTCGGCCCCAATCCTTCTGGAAGCATGGGCACCATCACGTTCGACACTTCCGGCCATCTCACGTCACCGAATGCATCCGCTCTGACATTCAACATTCCCAACGCCGCGGACAACGGCGCCACGACCCAAAGTCTGACGCTGAACCTGACTGGCACGACACAATATGCCGGCAAAAACGGCGTGACCGCGCTGCTACCGGACGGCAATAGCTCGGGGCAACTGACGGGGTTCTCCGTAGGTGAAGACGGCACGTTGACTGGATCTTATTCGAACGGCGCCACGCTAGTGCTCGGTCAGGTCGCTCTCGCAACCTTCAGCAATCCAAATGGTCTTGCGAATATGGGAAACAACCTCTATGCCCAGACGGGAGATTCCGGCGCGGCGCAGGTGTCGAGTCCCGGCTCGACCAATCACGGCGTTCTCCTCGGTGGACAAACGGAGGACTCGAACGTTGATTTGACACACCAACTGGTCGACCTGATAACCGCGCAGCGTAATTACCAGGCGAATTCACAGACAATCAAGACTCAACAGACGGTCGACCAGGCGCTCATCAACCTATAA
- a CDS encoding LysR family transcriptional regulator, with translation MNHSDTSDRCLRLGLPNRADVLSTSIAASYTGIMAFMAVASEGSFAKAGERLGVGRSAVSRNVQKLEAQLSTRLFLRTTRNTQLTREGQRFFENCHQGVSHLVEAMNDMLELREGPPRGLVRISSTVGFGRKVVAPLLEKFVKAYPDIAIDLLLDDRPTDFTSERIDVAFRDGRIEDSSIIARQLIPMQMALCAAPSYAAAHGLPHTLEELCRHDCINFRFSSGRVFEWEFKLDGRVRKYLPTAHLTFNDADLVLHAVLQGSGIAQMAGYQVSNHIVAKELVVALSAYAPDDRGHYICYLNRQHLPTRTRVFIDFMAAQVRALDLNCLSGFNATAIRPSTGGIAA, from the coding sequence ATGAATCATTCGGACACGTCGGATCGTTGCCTTCGCCTCGGTTTACCGAATCGCGCTGACGTGCTGTCCACCAGTATCGCGGCGAGCTACACGGGCATCATGGCATTCATGGCAGTAGCGAGCGAAGGGAGCTTCGCCAAGGCCGGCGAACGTCTGGGCGTCGGCAGATCGGCCGTGAGCCGCAACGTCCAGAAGCTCGAAGCGCAGTTGAGTACGCGGCTATTCCTGCGCACCACGCGCAACACGCAACTGACGCGTGAAGGCCAGAGGTTCTTCGAGAACTGCCACCAGGGTGTCTCGCACCTCGTGGAGGCGATGAACGACATGCTCGAGCTTCGCGAGGGACCGCCTCGCGGCCTGGTGCGCATCAGCTCGACAGTCGGCTTCGGCAGGAAAGTGGTGGCGCCGCTGTTGGAAAAGTTCGTCAAGGCCTACCCCGACATCGCGATCGATCTGCTGCTCGACGACCGGCCGACGGACTTTACCTCCGAACGGATCGACGTAGCATTCCGCGATGGCCGCATCGAGGATTCGAGCATCATCGCAAGGCAGCTGATTCCGATGCAGATGGCGCTCTGCGCCGCACCATCCTACGCGGCGGCGCACGGCCTGCCGCATACGCTGGAAGAACTATGCCGGCATGATTGCATCAACTTCCGCTTCTCCAGCGGGCGGGTTTTCGAATGGGAGTTCAAGCTCGATGGACGTGTACGGAAATACCTGCCGACGGCCCATCTCACATTCAACGATGCCGACCTGGTCTTGCACGCGGTTCTGCAGGGTTCGGGCATTGCGCAAATGGCCGGCTACCAGGTCAGCAATCACATTGTTGCCAAAGAACTCGTCGTAGCGTTGTCCGCATATGCACCCGACGATCGCGGCCACTACATCTGTTACCTGAACCGACAACACTTGCCAACGCGCACCCGTGTGTTTATCGACTTCATGGCCGCCCAGGTCCGCGCACTCGATCTCAATTGCCTCAGCGGATTTAACGCCACCGCAATCCGGCCTTCGACGGGGGGGATCGCGGCGTGA